A stretch of Cellulosilyticum sp. I15G10I2 DNA encodes these proteins:
- a CDS encoding DUF262 domain-containing protein translates to MAEIKSINELLNMDIDIPDYQRPYKWTIQNVEELLGDISTAINDADIYRSAFKYRIGTIILHENDDGIFNVVDGQQRIISLLLIKYCITPGFQCTIFEKEFTNKVTQTNIHNNYMFIRECFSLKNEADKKNFIQAFEEILEVVVISVDKVSEAFQLFDSQNTRGKALDPHDLLKAYHLREMKKYPYEMEHSVTKWEAKDTSQIRELFDLYLFPVWNWSRGLKSRPFTAKEIDTYKGVSETSTYSYARRASKAMPCFQITETFISGNDFFEMVDHYLYLLRDIKAEIYNNHSLSDIKSIICSGKKISNIKEMDTVKYGSAGFGYAKNLFYCALLCYYDKFHNFDEMAVKKLFTWAFMIRVDMETLGFDSINKYAIGDGSNSRYSNAVAMFTKISFARLHNEISSIQIKVKRSPDEAAHEKWNDLYTKLKEINGLVEVSDE, encoded by the coding sequence ATGGCTGAGATAAAGAGCATAAATGAATTATTGAATATGGATATTGACATCCCTGATTATCAGCGGCCATACAAATGGACAATTCAGAATGTTGAAGAACTTCTTGGAGATATTAGCACTGCAATCAACGATGCCGATATTTACAGATCAGCATTCAAGTATAGAATCGGTACAATTATTCTTCACGAGAATGATGACGGTATATTCAATGTCGTAGACGGTCAGCAACGGATTATTTCTCTGCTGCTAATCAAGTATTGTATTACCCCTGGATTCCAGTGCACAATTTTTGAGAAGGAATTTACCAACAAGGTTACACAGACTAATATTCACAACAACTATATGTTCATTAGAGAGTGCTTCTCTCTTAAGAATGAGGCGGATAAAAAAAATTTCATCCAAGCTTTTGAGGAAATTCTCGAAGTCGTTGTCATCAGTGTAGACAAGGTATCAGAAGCGTTCCAGTTGTTTGATTCACAAAATACGAGAGGAAAAGCTCTTGATCCGCACGATCTTTTAAAGGCGTACCACCTTCGTGAGATGAAGAAATATCCATACGAAATGGAGCATTCTGTTACAAAATGGGAGGCAAAAGATACTTCCCAGATTCGTGAGCTGTTTGATTTGTATTTGTTTCCGGTTTGGAATTGGTCAAGGGGGCTTAAAAGCAGACCCTTTACCGCAAAAGAAATTGATACGTACAAAGGCGTTTCAGAGACATCTACATATTCATACGCACGACGGGCAAGCAAGGCAATGCCATGTTTTCAGATTACAGAAACGTTCATCTCAGGAAATGACTTTTTTGAGATGGTGGACCATTACCTGTATTTATTAAGAGACATCAAAGCTGAGATTTATAATAATCATAGTCTTTCTGATATAAAATCCATTATTTGCAGCGGAAAGAAAATATCAAATATTAAAGAAATGGATACAGTAAAGTATGGCTCTGCCGGATTTGGTTATGCAAAAAATCTGTTTTATTGCGCGCTTCTTTGTTACTACGATAAGTTCCACAACTTTGATGAGATGGCTGTAAAAAAGCTGTTTACATGGGCTTTTATGATTCGTGTAGACATGGAGACCCTTGGCTTTGACAGTATTAACAAATACGCGATTGGTGATGGCAGCAATTCTCGATACTCAAATGCGGTAGCAATGTTTACAAAGATTAGCTTCGCAAGACTACACAATGAGATTTCAAGCATTCAGATAAAGGTGAAACGTTCACCTGATGAGGCAGCACATGAGAAGTGGAATGATTTGTATACAAAGCTGAAGGAAATAAACGGATTAGTGGAGGTATCAGATGAGTGA
- a CDS encoding helix-turn-helix domain-containing protein: protein MSTSSLIKKLCKEKGISVSELARRLGQSPQNFNKKLKRETVTTEELMAIGNELAVKFEQSYTLETGEKISISNVSEK, encoded by the coding sequence ATGAGTACTTCAAGCTTAATAAAAAAGCTGTGCAAAGAAAAAGGAATTAGTGTTTCAGAACTCGCAAGACGTCTCGGTCAATCGCCGCAGAATTTTAATAAGAAGCTAAAGAGAGAAACAGTAACGACAGAGGAATTAATGGCAATTGGAAATGAGCTTGCAGTGAAATTTGAGCAGTCTTACACATTGGAAACAGGAGAAAAAATATCGATTAGTAACGTGTCCGAAAAGTAG
- the ltrA gene encoding group II intron reverse transcriptase/maturase — translation MNVQKTNNTKEKVRQLQRKLYLTAKSNVKRRFHAMYDKIYRDDILQEAWKRVKANRGSGGIDGITIENVTCYGEQRLLNEIAETLKMGGYRPLPVRRTYIPKNDGKGSKRPLGTPVIKDRIVQMATKIVIEPVFEADFKDCSYGFRPKRNAHMALDKIYEEGTKGNALWVIDADIKDYFGNINHEKLMLLVEQRICDRRVLKLIKCWLRAGIMEEGEYQKTDKGAPQGGVISPLLSNIYLHYFDYIWEKNYRHIGTLVRYADDFVILCKRNNHARVALNIVHQIMNKLELTLHEEKAKLVDMYFGKEGFDFLGFHNRFKRGRTKEWKWYWDLYQEPSPKAMQKMRDNIKLVFKYPSRLLLSIKDMVKILNPRIRGMKNYYGRLYSYEQLRKIDYYIIRKLNIWYNRKRQIGRKINRINDWRKVYYNEGLLTLAVSRMLKIEEYRKAVCRKTARTV, via the coding sequence GTGAATGTCCAAAAGACTAACAACACCAAAGAAAAAGTTCGACAACTTCAAAGAAAACTATATCTTACAGCCAAGTCAAATGTTAAAAGAAGATTTCATGCCATGTATGATAAAATATACCGAGACGATATATTGCAAGAGGCATGGAAGAGAGTAAAAGCAAATAGGGGAAGTGGAGGAATAGATGGTATAACCATTGAGAATGTTACATGCTATGGAGAGCAAAGACTTTTAAATGAAATAGCTGAAACATTAAAAATGGGTGGATATAGACCATTACCAGTACGCAGAACCTACATTCCTAAAAATGATGGAAAAGGTAGCAAACGTCCATTAGGCACTCCTGTTATAAAGGATAGAATAGTTCAAATGGCTACTAAAATAGTCATTGAACCAGTATTCGAAGCTGATTTTAAAGACTGTTCCTATGGATTTAGACCCAAAAGAAATGCCCACATGGCATTAGATAAGATTTATGAAGAGGGAACAAAAGGAAATGCCCTATGGGTAATTGATGCTGATATAAAAGATTATTTTGGAAATATTAATCATGAAAAACTCATGTTATTAGTCGAACAAAGGATATGTGACAGAAGAGTCTTAAAACTTATAAAGTGTTGGTTGAGAGCAGGCATTATGGAGGAAGGCGAATATCAAAAGACAGATAAAGGTGCACCGCAAGGTGGGGTAATATCGCCCTTACTATCAAATATTTATCTCCATTATTTTGATTACATATGGGAGAAAAATTATAGACATATCGGTACGCTAGTAAGATATGCTGATGATTTTGTAATACTATGTAAAAGGAATAACCATGCAAGAGTAGCATTAAATATTGTGCATCAAATAATGAATAAGCTAGAATTAACACTGCATGAAGAAAAGGCCAAACTTGTAGACATGTATTTTGGAAAAGAAGGCTTTGATTTCCTAGGCTTTCATAATAGATTTAAAAGAGGAAGAACTAAAGAATGGAAATGGTATTGGGACTTATATCAAGAACCTAGCCCAAAAGCCATGCAAAAGATGAGAGATAATATTAAGCTAGTCTTTAAATATCCAAGCAGATTGTTACTGTCCATAAAGGATATGGTTAAAATACTAAACCCTAGAATAAGAGGAATGAAGAATTATTATGGTAGATTATACTCCTATGAACAATTACGCAAAATAGACTACTATATTATTAGAAAACTTAATATATGGTATAACCGTAAAAGACAAATAGGTCGGAAGATTAATAGAATTAATGACTGGAGGAAAGTATACTATAATGAAGGGTTACTCACATTAGCAGTATCGCGAATGCTGAAGATTGAAGAATATCGGAAAGCCGTATGCCGGAAAACGGCACGTACGGTTTGA
- a CDS encoding recombinase family protein translates to MRIAIYSRKSKFTGRGDSVENQINICKNYIKNVINKDRFCCNSEEALILEDEGFSGGNTNRPQFKKLIKMIEAKEIDLVLCYRLDRISRSISDFSQLLDKLNKYSVKFVSVSEDFGDYSPMAKAMMFMTSIFSQFEREIIAERIRDNMLELAKTGRWLGGNVPLGFESQETSSIDNSGKSRKAFKLTPVESELHTIKLIYNKFLELNSLTQLESYLLNKQIQTKNGVSYSRHTLKNLLTNPVYVVADELSYNYFIECGCQVYNDTKYYNGESGIIAYNRTEQIKGRTNKLRDKKEWIISVGMHDGVIPSSDWIKVQHMVEDNKSKTFRKVKNTNSLLSGLIRCQKCGSYMRPKLGRLNKEGVQKYYYICELKEKSYGQQCNVKNVNGLEMDKMVLDQIKNMCVSNTGINSKLQMDTKKINHIENDLRLEEKSLNQNIENNKKAISNLIDTLSLTKDPNITSPILEKITHLNEENTLLEKRLNELKSTKHINELAENDLGNLVETLSSFSSSIDSLDPVSQRTHLGTLIDKIEWDGEEASVYLFGPDARKRMERLFPERDYSK, encoded by the coding sequence ATGAGAATTGCTATTTATTCAAGAAAGAGTAAGTTTACTGGTCGTGGTGACTCAGTTGAAAACCAAATTAATATATGCAAAAACTACATAAAAAATGTAATTAATAAAGATAGGTTTTGTTGCAATTCGGAAGAAGCACTTATCCTTGAAGATGAAGGATTTTCAGGTGGTAACACAAATAGGCCTCAATTCAAAAAGCTTATAAAAATGATTGAAGCAAAAGAGATTGATTTAGTTTTATGCTATCGTTTGGATAGAATAAGTAGAAGCATCTCTGACTTTTCTCAGCTACTTGATAAATTGAATAAGTATAGTGTAAAGTTTGTATCTGTTTCTGAAGACTTTGGGGATTATTCACCCATGGCTAAAGCAATGATGTTTATGACGTCTATCTTCAGTCAATTTGAGAGAGAAATCATTGCAGAACGTATAAGAGACAATATGTTGGAGCTTGCAAAAACTGGCAGGTGGCTTGGAGGCAATGTTCCTTTGGGCTTCGAATCACAAGAAACATCCTCTATTGACAATAGCGGCAAATCTAGAAAGGCTTTTAAGCTTACGCCAGTTGAAAGTGAACTTCATACAATTAAATTAATCTATAATAAGTTTTTAGAGTTAAATAGTTTAACTCAGTTAGAAAGTTATCTTCTAAATAAACAAATTCAAACTAAAAATGGTGTTTCATATTCTCGCCATACCTTAAAAAATCTACTAACAAATCCTGTTTATGTTGTTGCCGATGAGTTAAGTTATAACTACTTTATAGAATGTGGCTGTCAGGTCTATAATGATACTAAATATTATAATGGCGAGAGTGGGATTATAGCTTATAATCGTACAGAACAAATTAAAGGACGTACAAATAAGCTAAGAGATAAAAAAGAATGGATTATTTCAGTAGGTATGCATGATGGAGTTATTCCAAGCAGTGATTGGATTAAGGTTCAACATATGGTTGAGGATAATAAGTCCAAAACATTTAGAAAAGTAAAAAATACAAATTCTCTCCTATCTGGTTTAATACGCTGTCAAAAGTGCGGCAGTTATATGCGGCCAAAACTTGGGAGACTTAATAAAGAAGGTGTGCAAAAATATTACTATATCTGCGAGCTTAAAGAAAAATCGTATGGTCAGCAATGTAATGTAAAAAATGTTAATGGTCTTGAGATGGATAAAATGGTTCTGGATCAAATTAAGAATATGTGCGTATCGAATACTGGCATTAATTCCAAGCTTCAAATGGATACTAAAAAAATTAATCATATTGAAAATGATTTAAGGCTAGAAGAAAAAAGCTTAAATCAAAACATAGAAAACAATAAAAAAGCCATATCTAATTTAATAGACACTTTATCCCTGACCAAAGATCCCAATATTACATCTCCTATTCTTGAAAAAATTACTCATCTCAATGAAGAGAATACATTATTAGAAAAAAGACTTAATGAACTTAAGTCGACTAAGCATATTAATGAACTAGCAGAAAATGATTTAGGAAACTTAGTAGAAACACTTTCTTCTTTTAGCTCTTCTATTGACTCATTAGACCCTGTGTCTCAAAGAACACATTTAGGTACTTTAATTGATAAAATCGAATGGGATGGTGAGGAAGCATCAGTTTATCTCTTTGGTCCTGACGCCAGAAAACGTATGGAAAGATTATTTCCAGAGCGTGATTATAGCAAATGA
- a CDS encoding sigma-70 family RNA polymerase sigma factor produces MIIANEILMSIRSSRKQKYETSLHAPIGVDKEGNEISLLDILCNESDTIFDQVDFGIEMKKLYHQIKYVLKPREKEILQLRYGLNNEEEKTQREIAEQMGISRSYVSRIEKKALKKLFKELHKN; encoded by the coding sequence GTGATTATAGCAAATGAAATATTAATGAGTATCCGATCTTCACGCAAACAAAAATATGAAACATCTTTACATGCCCCTATTGGTGTAGATAAAGAGGGTAATGAAATTAGCCTGCTTGATATTTTATGTAATGAAAGTGATACTATATTTGATCAAGTTGATTTTGGCATTGAAATGAAGAAACTTTATCATCAAATTAAATATGTACTTAAACCTAGAGAAAAGGAAATTCTTCAATTGCGCTATGGTCTTAATAATGAAGAAGAAAAAACACAACGTGAAATAGCAGAGCAAATGGGTATTTCGCGTTCATATGTATCAAGAATTGAAAAAAAAGCACTAAAAAAACTTTTCAAAGAGCTTCATAAAAACTAA